Sequence from the Alosa sapidissima isolate fAloSap1 chromosome 21, fAloSap1.pri, whole genome shotgun sequence genome:
ACACTGGCTCCACTGTGgtgattaagtgtgtgtgtgtgtgtgtgtctgtgtgtatgtgtatgtgccagTGCGTGTTTTGGGGATTACTGGCATCTCCCAAAGTGTTGAAAGTGAGTTGGCAGCAGAGATCTGGTTGGCAAGGCCTTCAAATGGCAAGAGGGGAGAGACATGAGGTAACAggtcttttacacacacacacacacaaaggtgtttCTGCGCGACACTTGAggcagtacatgtgtgtgatcAGGGGGAGTCTAGTGGGGTGGACGGGGGTCAATAGTCGGCTGATAGTGTTTCACTGGCCGGCTAAGCATCACTCATGAAAAATCCAAAGTGCTCTTGCAtccctaaatgcctaaaagcaCCAGGACGCCTATAGCAAATCCCTACTGCAGTAGCAACTGTGTTGACACCATAAATGGTGTATATTGTTATTCATTATTTTGtaccaatctttttttttttcagcccaGGTCATGTTTCCATTATATAAACACAAGAATCGTTTGATTTGTACCAGTTTAATACTATCTAGCCACCGTTTCAAATACAATGAACATACAGTCGTTACAATGTTGTCTGTACTAAAACAAGTACCATAATGTATTTGTTGAGGAAAAAGCCGTTGCGAAGCATTAAGTATGGTATCATGAGATTAGATATACTGGACTTGGATGGATGTCATTCACAAAAGAATTACTGGACTGTCATGTATGGGGTGTCCATTTCAAAATTAATATTTAATACAGGCCAAAGTACATATACGTACAGAATTAATGTATGATTATTACAGCTGCATATAAATAGTCAAATTGAGTACATGGTTTCATATTCAGAGTAATAACATGGCATAGACATTTTAGTGGTTTCTTTTGTGTAAATCAGATCATTTTAATACATATATTAGAACCCTCTCTGCAGCCATCCAATGTAATTCAACATTTTGACATTGATTTCACATTGTGGTGACAAAGCAACCACACTGCACTCAAAGGCAAGAATACAAATGGGTAAACAaacaccacaaaaaaaaaaacacatgcaacACATTATTTGATTCAAGGGGTCATTTGAAGGGTGGTGGAGGGGTTTGTCTGCCCGATTTCATCATAGATTTACCCAAGGGCTAAATTAGCACCACAAAGGTCACAGACATTGGAGAGGGTCACTAGTCCGAGTTCCCAGTGCCCGATCTCAAGCctaacaaaagaaaaacaaagcgAAGCCACACCTGACACCCAACAAAGTGTCTTTCCTGTACGTTTCCCTGTTATGTCTGTGCTTACACGtccaacatgcacacaaaggTGTTTATTCTTTATCTTAGTTTTTGAATGTACTTACatatatgtacatgtatgtgtatagaTGTGTTATATATGTCTGCCTGTTTCTCCTTTCTGACTGGGGCACGTTCTGGGTAATGTTGCGTGGACACTGGCTCATCCCCAAGGGCCTCCCTGTGTCAGGTGCCCTGAACCAAGTGGCTATTTTTGGGCTCCAGGGCCACAGGGTCCCCTGGTGTGGATTCCGTCCCTAGGTGCCTTAATTATTTACCCCAACAAGCCTTTATTAGGACACCAAGCACCCGTCTGTGTACGGCCTGACAGGCCACTGATGAGAAgagaaacagcacacacacgcacacatttcaCCCTTgaccaacagagagagagagagagagagagagagagagaacagacagagagaaagagagagcagagagagagagagaacagagagattgGATGGACAGAGTACAAGAGACAAGAtggtgagagaaaagagaacaaGAGGACACGCTAGACAGACAGAATGTAGACGTGAGGATGTGGAGATGATCAACTGTTATTCCCAAGTACACACAAAAAGGGCTGTTTAAATTCCAGGCCGAGATGATGAGAACATTTCACACAGATAGTTGCAAGGATAGTTGTCAACTAGGCAGCTGTTATGTAAACTATCAGGGAAAGCTGACAGATAATAAGAATACAATGTCTAAAATAATATTGAGCATTTTTGTAAAAAGAAAAAGCTTTTCTCTTGCTACCTTGAACAGAATAATATTGGTAAGCACCAGAATATGTTTCttctgtgttttggcctgaggACACAGacaccagagaaagagagagagagagagtgagagagagagagtggggggagggagggagtgggggagagagagaggaaaaagaagaaaggagaaaGTAGACGGAGGACAGATGGTAAGAGAGAACATGCAACACTTACCGATGCAACATTAGAATCTGAAAACCCTCTGTGACACAAGGGTGGAGGGCTGGGGTGCTGTGGGACATGGAGGATGATTgacaggaagaggagggggcagCCAAAGACCACAAAAGGGGGTGGTATCACTCTTACTGGGGATGGATGCACTTTACCAGGTGCAGTTAAACTGAGGGCCAATGAAACTAATGAATATAGAGAAACTCTCCTCTAATGTTTGGTGCAAAAGACACTATTTAGCTAAACGATTTGTTTGTTCCAGGTTAATCTCTTCCGTTGGGGTTGCAGCAAGTTTGTAAACATTTGTAAGCcaccacaggtgtgtgtgtgtgtgtgtgtgtgtgtgtgtgtgtatgtgcgtgtatgtatctGGTACTGTTGCACACACTTTGGTccggacacacactctctctgtagcAACTCTAATTTGGCTCAAACTCTTCACAGGATTCACATTCAAAACCCTAACCTCGCCTCCCTGTTAGTCGCAAGCAGCTAGGAAATGATGCTCTAAATGACGCCGAGCTCTTAAAACATGAATTCAGGAGAGGTTTACAACGACTGACAGATTTCAAGAGAGCTTGGATAACTCAACCTGCCGGTCAGGTTTTcggatgttttgttttgttaaagcAAGGATATGAAGACGATGAAGAGATGTCAGGACTCATATTAGAAAGTACGATtgtcaaacacaatacaaaAACAACTTGATACAAACAGCCACAGGTAAAGGAAGTGTGAggatgatgtctgtgtgtggcagaATGCTTCTACACTGGAGCACACGAATGGTATGGcactggactgtgtgtgtagtgtattcTAGAATTAAACCAAAAGCGTTACAACTTGACACAGCTTTTTGGGACAGTTATTGTCTAAGGAGATATGATATAATAAGAACATAAGACGGGGCCGAGCAGGAGATATTAGAGATGGAGATAAGCTTTTCTGGGGGGGCGGTCACTCCTCTACGaggcctcgtcctcctcctccgtcttCTCCTCCGCTGTGTTCTCTGCGGCCGGCTCTTCTGGGGCCTTCTCTGCCTCCCCGTTACCGGCCGCCGGGGCTACCTCCTTGGCGGCGGCAGGTTGGGTCTCCGCGGCGGCCGGAGCCTCGGACTGCGTCACCGCGCCGTCGTTGCTCTCCGTGGGCTTGGTCCCCTTGTCGGCGACGTACTGCTTGCTGACGGCGTTGGCCAGGTAGCCGATCAGCTTCATGTACTCCTGGAAGCTGACCTTGCCGTCCTGGTTGTCGTCCAGACCCTGCTGCATGTCCTTCACAGCGTTCTTGCTCTCCGCATTCTACAATCCAAACACAGAGCGTTGTGCTCAGCTATCAGCGTTTGTGCTAAATGATGCTTGAAGCTGAACACATGAATTTGCTCATGATCATGAGTTCATTATCCTAGGTTTTGGTTAACAGGTCTACTTTAAacaagtaaaatgtaaataccTTTTGGTATGAAGGGTATCATTTCAGATATTACTTTTCTATTAGTCAAACTCTCTCATCTAATGTAGTTGAACTGTCAAATGCTTTTGTACGTTTTGTGCTTTTGTTAGGTAACAGTTCACTATTGAAAGTATAAGCATGTCCATGAAACAAGCATTTCAGACATGATCAAACGAGATATGATGTGACTCTAATGATGCGACAAAAGCGGCGAAGATGCTGACGATATCAGAGGTATGAAACTATTGGTATGTAAGAGCCTGCCAGTTTGGCGGTTCCTGtgtccaataaaaaaaaacaggagaaTCTTACATTGAGGATGCCACCGAGTTGGTTCTTCACCAGGCCCTGGAAATCCTTTGAACTCAGGTTCTCTTTGCCCTTTGCAGACTTGAGGTAGACAGACACCACTGTCTTGATTGCTGACTCCATGTTTCTGTTTGATGGGGCAGAAAATTAGAAAATACAATGAGATTATGATGAAAAGCAAAACACAGCACAGGGTTTTTGAGACAAGTCTCAGACTGCACCCAACATGTGGCAGAAAGCAGGGGGAGGGACTCCATTTTGGGTGTGGTGGTGGCAAAacagttaataataataataataataataataataataataataataataataacttggttttatatagcgcctttcaagtaacccaaggtcgctttacaaaaGGAGATAGGGCAGGGGaatagaggggagaagagaggagggggtagaagtggggttggggggcagGGTGGTTAAGGACAATAGGCCTCAGTGAATAAATGTGATTTTAGGTGCTTTTTGAACGTAGCCAGTGTGGGGGCTTGGCGGATATGGAGAGGTAGACTGTTCCAAAGGGTGGGGGCAGCAACACAGAAGGCTCTGTCACCAAAAGTCCGTAGCCTGGAACGGGGGATGACAAGCTGGTCCTTGCCAGAGGACCTCAGGGACCCTGGCTGGGAGTGATGCTGGATGAGTTCGGAGAGGTACTGGGGAGCAAGAGCATTGAGGCATTTGTATGTAAGGAGTAAGATTTTGTAGGTGATGCGTGACTTCACCGGGAGCCAGTGAAGCTGCTTGAGTGTGGGGGTAATGTGTTGCCATCgctttgtttgtgtgaggaTCCTGGCAGCCGAGTTTTGGACACGCTGTAGCTTGTCCAGTGCTTTGGTGGGAAGACCATAAAGGACACCGTTACAGTAGTCCAGACGGGAGGTGATGTGTCAGAGTCTCCGCAACAGTGTCTGACAGTGAGGGCCGGAGTCTGCAGATGTTTTTGAGGTGGAAGAAGGCGGATTTGGTGATGTTACTGATCTGTGAGCTTGGAGTGAGAGGTTGCAGACCAGAGTCACACCCAAGTTACGCACTTCTTGGGAGGGCCTGATGGTAAAGCCATCTACGTTCAATAAGACGTCCCCAACTTTCTTGGACAGAGACGGAGGGGCCACCACCATGAGCTCTGTTAGCatctgagagaaagtggaatagaacattatgtccaatattccaatatatggtttaatgttctgtattatgtccaatattccaatatgtggtttaatgttctgcatttctcattagtgggtcactttgatactaaaagtatgattctatgtaatgactgtatgatatctgtactgtccctgtgtatatatatctctgtgtgactgtgtttagagataagcaggaatattatgactttgcagtgtttcactgttctgcatggctgcgtcagtagctatctgctccggattgccaggctgccactaatcagggtctgattcagtgtagtccacgtgagatgggatgaccaacgccatctcccgtcagcctggaaggatacttaaaccctaactatttccttgtctagttagagcagctgatggatctttaggtgaagtcatgctgtctctcccttgatgcgcatcattgtacataaactctgttcctgatttctcatactattggtctgactgggtctctattaaatctatggtatcaaaattaccatcacatCACTAAGTTAGTATCGGTTCAGGTTTGATTCCTGAATGCCGCAAGTATTTGTAAGCCACTCTGGACTGAGGGCGTCTGTTGAATACGCTACTTTTGCTACTACTGCGCCACCGATGCTACTCACTGCGCCAGCACCATGCCCACACAGCGGTGAACAGCCCACGGTGTGAACCATGACAGGAGGCAAGCAGACAAACCAACAAACGGGCCGAGGCCACGGCGATACGAGATAAGGCCAGGGGTGAGAGCAGGCCCAGCCGAGAGACAGCTCGCTGGACACAATGGCCACGCCGATCTTTGATAGGTCATCTGATCTACTGAGGTCACTGGAGGACGGCATGCCTCCGGTTACAGGAGGGATTACCTGCCACCcgtctcattctctcactccctctctctctccctctctctctacctatcTCTCTTGGTTGTTGCATGTCTCTAtcattgcctctctctcttcctctctgtttcaCCAGCATATGTACGTGCCCCTCagtaaggggagggggggggggggtccgccCTAGGTTGGACTTTGTCATTTCACAAGCGTCTGACACGCGGCTGACAAAGGATAAGGCCCTGCTACTCCAAGAATGATAggcatgtccgtgtgtgtgacagagagagagagagaaagagaaaataaaagacAGAGAAATGGGTGTCTTACCtgtgcataaatgtgtgtgtgtgtgtgtgctaaacaACCAAAGAGACCGAGAGATTGACAGGAGGAAATACcagaggatgagtgtgtgtgtgtgtgtgtgtgtgtgtgtgtgtgtgtgtgtgtgtgtgtgtgtgtgtgtgtgagaatgtcctGCATGACTAGCCTGCATGTGGTAGAGGTGCCACTATTTACTCACTTTCAGATATGCCTACGTGTTCGCGAGGGACAACGCGTTGCTGATGACTGGAACATGACAGATACGCCACCGAATGCAGTGACTGGCCACTGGGCAGAAACGCAGTGTGTTTCACCAACCAATAATGCGCGACAGAGGAAAATACCGATCATTACAATCTGCATCAGTCATTTAAACATGCATGGAATGCCTAGGCTAGCTCTCACAA
This genomic interval carries:
- the s100u gene encoding S100 calcium binding protein U encodes the protein MESAIKTVVSVYLKSAKGKENLSSKDFQGLVKNQLGGILNNAESKNAVKDMQQGLDDNQDGKVSFQEYMKLIGYLANAVSKQYVADKGTKPTESNDGAVTQSEAPAAAETQPAAAKEVAPAAGNGEAEKAPEEPAAENTAEEKTEEEDEAS